The nucleotide window TGGTCAAGTTGGAGATGAAGCTCCCTTTGCATTTTCTAGTTTAATTTCAGAAAAACCAGATCTACAGAAACTAGCATTTGAGGCAAATGCTATTGATAAACTTTACAACCACTTGCAAAAAAGTCAGTTACATCCCAAACGTTTCCAAGGAATATTGCTGGCACTGGCTGATCTTTGCTCAAACTTGGAGAGCTGCAGGTCTAGATTCCTGTCCTTGCAGGTTTGTTGCGTCTTAGAATACGTTAACTTGTGCCAGGGAGTGATTATTACCGTTTTATCAATAATATTCTTTGTTCTATTCATCTAGTTTTGAATGTTTATTCTCCGTTCATGGTTTTGGTTGTGATTAGGCCTGTTTTACCaacaatatttctttttctattcaTTTAGTTTTGCATGTTTATTTTCCCTAATAACAGTTTAAGTCATTCTGTGAGAAAAACATCACGACTAGGGCCCTGCAGTCCTCATTTCCCTGCTTGTCTGGTTGAATGGATTATGTCTTAGCTGtaccttcatttttttttttggtttgagaaCATTTTAATACTGAGTAGTGTGGGTTACGTACTCTGTAGTTTTTAGGTGTTGATCTTAGCAGGCGAacattttaagttttttattcaaattgtTAGGGATTGGAaactttgtttattttgatCCACTGTTAAAATGATTAACTAAACTTTTGCATGGCTGCTCAAGTTTACATTTTTTCTACGTGCAAATTGTGAGACATTATTGAGTATCATGTCTTATTTTGCTGAGAAGTGTTGCAACTTATGATTAATTGGGTAAATTTGCTGAGTTATGGGGTAATGCTTGCATaaaacatttttctttatgcAAATTCCAACCGGTTTGTAACTTCTGATATTTTCCTGAATATAGGCGTTGAACTTGGTATCTGATGCGCTAACTCATGATAGTTCTGACGTACGTACTGCAGCTTGCATGTGCTTGAGATGTGTATCTCGGTCGATCAAGGTTTGCAATTTGTACTTGCTTAATGATATTTAGAATTATATTCCATGCATGTATGTTTCTAAGAAATTGTTATTCAGAATTATATTACATGCATATATGTTTCTAAGAAATTGTCATTCAGAATTTGTGTGCAGGTaattttttgaatgaaatgatTGTCCCTCCCTTGGTTCGGCTATTAGATGACCCTTCTACTTCTGTCCAGGTATATGCTTGCTTATCACTAATGATCACGTTTTTCTGTCAGCTGTCAACCTTAGAGTCTGGTCTCACATTATTCCCAACCATATTACATGAATGAAATACAGAACCCAGTTGCATGAATGCAAAATGTTTGCTAAAATTACATTACAATTTCTCTGTATAATCAATTCTGTTTTTAGTGCTCTACTTGATACTTATGAAAAAGAGGGAAAGATAAAAGAAGAGAAGTCGAGTTGCTTGTTGCTCACACCAAGGATATGTTTAATGGTGGCTGATGCCAAAGAACTACAAATGAACAAATTTGGTGTACTAGTATTggtgaaataaatatttaaaataattaccaAGTTCTACATTCTTTTCCGTCCTAATAATTTGGTAGTAAAGAGTGATTTTATTCCTAGGTGATAAGGCACACACATGGCTGGAAGTATTGAAGCACATAGCCATCAAAGTTGTGGAGACTATGGACTCAGATTGGGTTGAATGGTGAAAAAGTTTACAAGTAGGCGACACCAGTTGACACATGACAAGGGAGGTCTTGTTTAGGGGATTTTAGGAAAGCTATCTTCAGGTCAAATGGGTTAAAAACTTATGGTTGTAAGATATTAGAAGGGAGAAAAGTTAGGGTTCGGGTTAGGGCCTAAGGGTTTGTCTGTGATCGATAAGGATGATTTCAACAGTTTCTGGAGAAGGGAGAGCCCTTACTTTATggattttaatgttttgaagAGTAGATGGATTACGGTTTTAAAGACAGAAAACAACCTTCAATATCATAACAGCCCTGAGGGATACTAATCATGATCTAAACTATAGTTAAAGACAGAAAGATCTGGCTTCTTGTGCCCTTTATCCCAATCAGTTGGACTTGAGGCTAGGAGATTTGAGTTTGCCTTTGTGTATTATTTGGAGCCTCAAGCCTAGACATTATATATTGAGAGGGTCAAACAACATTATGGATGAGCACATTGATGTGAAGAATCCATTAATGCATTCAACTAAAATATCAAGTTTACCATTCAAGAGTAAAACACTTACAGATCAGGTTTTCCAGACTGAATTCGGCTGTCATTTGTGTGTCTTCAGTAGCCTTTTGCCATTAAAGGCCCTGGGTTACTGACAGCAATCCATATTTTCAAATAGTCAATTCCTATCTCAACCAGTATTACTCATTCAGTAAAAACATATAATTTCATTGCAAATTATTTAACATAATACATACAATTAAAGTTTAGATTAGCATTTCCATTCCCTATAATAAATTGTGCTTATCCAACAGAGTCAAATACTTTACCTTGTCATTTACCCGAATAAAAATGGTAATTTATAGCAAATTTTGCTTCAATGCTCTGTTTTCAGGTTGCAGCTATCAGTGTTATTGGCAACATAGCAGTTGATTTTACTATGCGTAGGTCATTATTTGTACAGTGTGGAGGTGTGAAACAGCTTGTTCAGTTATCAAAATCAATGGATTCAACTGTGAGGTTAAATGCTTTATGGGCTTTGAGGAACTTGATGTTCCTTGCAGACAATGTGTGTAAAGAAGGGATCTTCATGGAGTTCACAGCTTCATCATTAGCAAGTGTCATCTGTGGTAATGTGATGGTTTATTGGTGGCAGttaaaagtttttcttttaaaaagtttCTTGCTATGTTAATGGTCTAGTTATGAACATAAACCATTGCTTAAATGTATTTGCACCTGCAGACCCTGAACCTTTTGTCCAGGAGCAGGCTCTGGCACTTATTCGCAATCTAGTTGATGGATGTATAAAGTCTGTTGAGCTTGTGTTTACTGAAGATGGTATGATATTAGATGCTGTTCGGAGGCAGTTGCAGAATGCTTCAACAGATGAAATTTGGATACAGGTTAGAAGTCTTTCTATAGAATGGTGTCAGAAAATAGCAATTTAATAGGGACCTTTTGGTGACATGCAGTCATATCAGTTCTTTATTCTGATATTTCATTCCTGATTGCAAGTTTGTTTATAATATATGTTCTAAGCTGACATCATGGGTTATAATTGGGCGAAAGTTTTGTAGCAATTAATGGTGGGCCAATTAGTTGCTTTTCATGGATTAGAATGCAGCCAGATGCTTTAGCTAAATTGACATCATCTCCATCTTTAATATGGATTATAATTAGGTGAAAGGTTTTATACTTTATTCAGATGGAATATCTACATTACCAAAGTGTTTACTTTCTCATGATAAAGTAAAGGGATTTTAGCAGTAGGCCCCAAAGGCAACACTTTTTAGCAATAAACCCctacttttgttttatttatctttaagtcctcaaaaaaaatttgtttatctTTAAGCCTTCAATTTCTGGGTAAGAAGTTATTAAATAGCCCCATTTAGAGCTTAAgaatgaatagaatttttttagcttaagaatgaatagaattttattGAGCTTCAGAATGAATAGAATATTTTGAGCTTAAGAATGAATATAACTTTCCCTAAGATTGGGTttaaatatgaagaagaaaggagtGGGTGAGCAGTTGTAATAGTTGATCTTCTTGTTTCTATTATAAATCTTTTACTTTATGGTAGGGtttcaaaatctttttcaTATAGGGAATGTATGTGCTCAGTAATGTTGCAAGTGGGACTGAATTTCACAAGGAAGCAGTTATGCATCAACTCATCCCACAAGAAGACAATGGGACACAATCTTTTATTCTCAAGTTTTTGCAGAGTAATGAAAGCCAGTTACGTACAGCTGCAGTGTGGGCCATTGTGAATCTTACTTTTCCATCAAGTCCTGGTTCATTTAGCCGGCTTGTAAAACTGCACAGTGCTGGCATAGTTTCTCAAATAAAGAGCATGGTCAATGATCCTTGCCCAGACGTGAAGGTTGCTATCTTAGATCTcaaatttgttatttgttcATTGTTTATGATAATCTGCTAAATCTTATCCGTTTCATTTGATGCCACAGCTTCGAGTAAGAACAGCACTTGGGCAATTTACAACCTTCGGTGATTGCTCAACATGATTTTCCTACGCCTGAACCACTGGCAAAGAAAAGGAGTAATGATGAAGTTGTACTAGTTTTGACCTCATTGAATGTTCAGCCTTTCAATTATGGCTTACAACCACATGGTAAGCTTCTCTCAAAATGAGATATgtctttcttgttttaatacaaaactattcctattttatttgaagCCAAGTTGTGTCTTGTATGGTAATTATAATGGAATAGTGGCGATATATTAGGGTTTCATTTAAAGTACGAAGGGTTGTATTGAAGGAAATTTAGTGAAACTAATAGTTTTACTTGTACCAGTGCTTGAGATTGTACCTTCGTCCAGTAATTGCATGCACCttgttaaaataattttgcaCTTATACATAACCCTACCATTATTCTCTAATAACTTCTATCTTCTGAGAATAATGGCTGCCACCACTTGTCATGAGATGCTAATATCTTTTGAAGtaggttgtttttttttttcttttttcttttctcttttccccGAGTGGGGCGTTGGAAAAGCTTATGAAGATATGAATTGATTTTCTAATTAGCCAAGTTTATGTTTACATATGTTATTTTTCCTTCGCAGGTGTAACACaatgctttcattttttttttctctctccggTCAGCAGTGTGGAAGCTTTCTATTTTGTGGGTACTCCTAACCAGGTTACCTTAAAAAATACTTTCTGTTCAgccttttgtattttttttccttctgtcTTTTTAAACCCCTTTACTACCATGTATCATATGATCGATGTAGTTATGTAACTTAGTGTACCATCTGACTGACATCGCATTGTGTGTACAATACTGTTGCATCATTTGTCAGATTTGTAAACATGCTGTATACAGCGGCAATCTTTTACTTCCAAATGTATAAAGTGACCAGTATATCGTGGCATGTTGTTGCATTGATGGCCTTGTGGGAGCTCTGTGATGAGGTATCCGGCAAGGATGCTCTGATGCTACTGTGATTGAGGTAGGGCTATTTGTGTTTGGAACGAAGCTCAATTCTGTGGcttcaaaatttagaaagcCCTGGGGAACAAGTATCTAAATTACGTGATACATTATGATACCCAAATTTTCTTgttagggaaaaagaaaaccgaGCTATTCTTGACTGCACTGGACCTATACTGCAGTATCTTAGTTAGAAATATATGAGGTTTTAGATGAGCTCATATATGAACGGATGGTACATTGCTACAACAGTTGAGATTTAAAGGTATGGATTGTTTTTGGGTGAAACTTATGAGAATATAATTGATTTACTAGTTTACTAGCAATTATGCATTTTTGCGTGTAGGAGTACTTAAGGATGCAAGATAATATATTGTCTTACATTCAGATAACCTAATCTGTGATCTTAGTTGACTATGGCAAGAATCTGAAATGCTAAAAATTCATGAAATTAGTTTTCTTATGTGCTACTAAGTGTTCTATTTCGGTCCATGGTGCTGCCCAACTCAAGGAATCATCTGTTCTCGCATGTCAACCATTAGTTTTAAAATCGACAGTCCCGCTCACCTAAGTGATTGAAAGTGATGAAATGAGAGCACTAAATTCACTCCCGCTCATCTAAGTGACTGGAAAAAAGAACATGCGAGCACCAAATTCATCTTACGTTGGAAATCCATGACCCTTTATCAGAGTTGAAATGAAGGGACTTGGCGTAGTGGGTTTGCTTTTCTGTCAAGTGATGCACAAATAGTCGACGTTTGGTGAGTTTGCTTTGTGTCAAATTCTGATACTCAGCTTTTTGAGTAAAAATATCTAAAGTGGTCATTGGCCTTTCATCTCTTTCAGTTAGAAGGTAATGAATTTCAAGGGACAATTCCTCAATAGTTGAAGTCTTGATGAACAAAGATTTAACAAATAGATAGAAGAAAATTGAGGGATTTAATCTCaagggtttttttcttttttcctttttgttgggGTAGGGGTTATTTTTGGGCCTATGATTTGTACTAGTGGGTTATCCagatttcttatttgatgGGACAAAATCACTCTCAAAACTCCAAGAAGTCTATTTCCCAGCATGATTCATCATGTTATTGATTCGTTCATATAAAACCAGCAGCGTCAAGGACTTTGAGATTCAGATCCATGCATCCTGTAAATCACATTGAACTAGCAGGACACTTAGATCCATTATAGTTTTCATCACATTCATATACAGGCAGAATATTAGCCTTTTACACTCGGAATCTAATGTAACATGGCGGATGGCATTTTATATACAATGTACAGTAGACAATTTTCAGCAACTTATTAGTTGGTGGCAAATAATATAAATGACAGACTGGAACCAATCTGTTATGTAAAGAGAAAAATACCTAGTCTAGGAACAACACGGTAAGAAGACTCAACCATTTGATGAAAGCTACAATCTATCTCAGCCAATCTTCTCCGTGTTGTCATCAGAGGGCCATATCACAGTCTCGATAAGCCGTTCACGCATCAACTCCAAGTTCTGATCAGAGATTTGTTGATATATTTCAGCATGATTGCATTTCTACATCAAAATTCatcaccaaaagaaaaaaattatataacgtTCTTACAATGTCCAAGACTTTCCATGAGATATGTGCTCTGAATGTTGACGAAAAGTGCTTGCGATAAATTTTGGAACTGCTTACCTTGACCCATTTACCATAGAGGTGAAGTCGTGTGACCATTACTCTCTCAGCAAGTTCATGCCTCTCCTGTCAATAAGCAAGGGTTGTATTTCTGTCATTCATATGTATGTGTAGCTAAAATAGCATATTTATAGCATCAGCGCTCGTTAAAATAATATCTCAATGTTCGTCAACAATTTTTAACGAGAAGGAATGGTTCGGTGGAACCTTTGCTTTTAATGTCCAACATAACTAGtcttaaataaaacaaaaaacaaaccaaacaaaatgtaTTTTCTTGCATGAGTTCTAAGCAACCAAAGAATACAAGATTTCAAAGACTACCTTCCCGAGGGTACGGATGAATCGCTTCCCATCTCCAGGCTTGTGTGTTGCAACAAAGCTATCCGAATGGAAAAGGAAGCAGGATTAGATAAAACAGTTCTTAAAGTGATGAACTGAGACATAGGTGCTTTCTAATAAATGCTGGAGATGAAACTTGGGTACTCCAGGACAGTGCTGCTAATAGTATGTAAATATTAATAAGATGTACTTAAACCCTATAATTTAACTTCAACTGATATCAGAACAAAAGGATGAAAGGCAATGTTCGTATCAAGAAGTTCGAACTGAATAGGGCTTAAATTTTCTTATTAAGAGAGAGCCTCTGGATgtattttccaaattattgcATTAGTAAGCTGATCCAACTTAAATTGCCAAGAGCATCCTGGGTCGCTAAATCTGACTGTTGTCTCTGGGTGAATAAATAGACTCTCTGAATGTTCAGAATATGGAAAAGCCTCCCTATCCTAGCTGACCCACAAGCTCATTTTGATCTGAAAGGCTCAAGATTCATCTAAGCCTATATCATTCACAAGACACAGACACATCTCATCCGTTTTTAACAAACAACAACACTGCATGAATAATAACAATGATAATAGCAATACTAATAACAACAAAGTTCATAAAATATGATGTTAGTCTGATGATCTCACTTACTCATAAAACCATCTATATTGTGTTGGGTTCATCTCATAGAGCTGGCTCATAACAGTCCTCACAGCCTTGTACGTAAAATAGTTGAGCATTTGCTGCAGGCAGAGAAATTACAGTCAGCTAATTTACAATAAGATACTAGTTTGTACATGGATCAGCATCCGTGTTCATGTATATAAAAGAGCAAGCATATGGGAGCGTACAAAAGATAACAGGATTGCATGATTTAGATTATCCCTACACAGTTTGTATAAAGATAACACTATCACTTACTGCAAATGGCATCATATAcacaaaattcagaaaatgaTGTAATTCAAGATCTGAAGAACTAGGAACAGTGCATCTAATTGATAAGTTCAAGTTACAACTGTTTCAATATTCGAAAGTCATTACATCAATACTGAATTTCTTACCATTCATTCCGTTCCACgacttaaataaaattaatttatagtCCATAGATTTAACATAAACAGCTGATATTGAATAAAGGGCTTGGAATACACAAAGTTCATGTGCTAATTGCTTTAAAAAGACGAGATATTCACCCTCACCATTATAATTAGATACTGAGGAAAACACAACTCGTATTGAATATCTAAGTTAATGACTGACTCATTCACCAATTGCAAAACTATTGTGTGTAATCACTATGCTCAATATAAAATATCCAGAGTCATGCAGCAAACAAGTTTTGGGTTATAATGGATGAGAAAAtattctcctcttcttcttttttcaactACATAAAGAAAGGGATGCAATATTCAACTAAGGGTCCTCAACACACCAAAACAGCAAAAAATACATCATGTTATCTAAGTAAGAGAGATGTTCATGCAACATAAATCCTATTAAATTTCTCATATAAACTTCATCGAAAAATTCAACAGGGTATAAGTTTCTCACCGCCTTAACATCCTCAAAACTGTCTTCATATTGCCCGCCAAGTTCATTAACAATCACGAAACCcctattctttcttttcctcataCTCTTATTGACAATAATACCCGGAagagctttcattgagagccgCATGTCATGCCCAGAATCAATAAATGAACTGCTCAATTCCAAGGAACCCGGTTTCACCAAACGCTTCTTGGCCATTGAATTCCTTTGCAAAACCAATTCTCCTCCACTCTTGAGATTCATAGCAGTTGTAGGCAGTGCATCCAAACACAAGCATGGAGAAGTATGCGAGTCCACGACTGACGAACCCACCACAGACAAAGCCCCTACCATCCTCTCTCAAAAGCTCAAGCTCAaaccaccttttttttttctaatgatAAACACAGATCAGAATTATTCTCAAAATCCAAACTTTTTAGCCGGAATTTAAGCAAGTAAGAGATACGCACGAAGTAATGCAAAAATCTGCTAATGGATCTCCAATAAATTTGGAGATCCGCAATTACAGTCAGAGATTCAAGAACTATAAGAAATGGAGCCTGGTGAACAAAGaaggtgtttttatttttgtatttttagtcTGAACAAAGAAGGTGTTTTAGTGCAAGTAATTTGTGAGAGAATCTCGGAGATTTTGAAGGTGTGTGAACATCAACCAGACAAAAATCTGAGGTCCAAAATACTCCACACAAGACGCGTTGGGATTCAAATCAAACtttagcttcttctttttttcacttttctgAATATTCAATTCTCTAATATCTACCTACCTGGACGGTTTCTCCAAATTGGTGGGCTTCCAGCCACGTGGTGGGAGAAATTGTCTGGCTTGTATTCCAAAAGAGTATCTGTTTATATTGACCACAGATTAATGGCATGTTTTCAACATAAACGCCCCGATTGGTTTATGGAAAAGAAAGTTTTGTGAtaggaaattaattattttttcatatttgataagTTTATGTATGGAAAATAGTTGCTTGGTATATGAGAaatgatttttcttctctttgacaaatgacatgggaaatgatttcTCCTTAAATCCATTCCTGAACTAAACGggcctaaaaaaataaataaataaaaatggcaAGTTTACTTAACAAGAATGGAACAACTAGCACGCGAGTGCATAACTTAATGGTAAGAGCATTTGCATGTAGATTAGTGATATCAGGTTTCAGTGGCGGAGCCAAGACTTCACACTAGAGGGGGCCCTTCACAAAACTTTAATTGTGtgtttggatgaaggaaataaacttggaattttgacaaaactcagaatttctaaattgacaTGAACCAATTCTCGTGTTTGgataaaaaaacatagaaatttagaaattccgCGTGGGAAAAAACATGGAATTTGGAGATCATAAATTCCaactttaaattctatctaaAAGTTGTTATTTCTAAAATCCTAAGAgagattgagtttttaaaaaatataacttTCCAAATAAAGATTAAATTCTGTGTTTTAAATTCGtcacccaaacaaaaaactttacaaattctagaacattaattccgtcatttatgaaatcctttgtacttttaaatttcctcatctAAACGCActgtaaaaaataatttgaatagGAGCGCTCAAGCACTAACTGATTAAATAAGTTAATACGATACTAACTACTCGGTTTAGCCCACTTCATAATATCATTCATATTGATTAATAATTTATCCATTCATTACAATCATAATTGTCTttagtttcatattttaatctcATCATCTACACTATTAAGAGAAAGTAGAAGAGTGATTAAGAAgttttatggttaatttgtgGACAAAAAGAAcctaatatattatttattttagagtAAATATCCCGAAAATAatctaatatattataatattatatgtcatatataatatataaatacaaggGATATAAAGATTAAGGGGGCCTGGGACCACTCTAGTCCCTACACAGCTCCGCCCCTATTAGGTTCAAACCCCAATGACATCAAAAAACACTAAGAAATCAAATGAGAATTGTAAAGTTGTAAGGTTAATTTTtggaaggaagaggaagaacatGAATGGGAATTAGGTCAACAACTCCCTAGTCGATCTAATTTCTGATTTTAAGGGTGTGTGATTACATTTTTAAGGTGGGATTCACATGTTTTAGTAAACGTGAGAGAAGTTAGGTATTAGAATCTCTCTCATACTTCCCATACTCATTGCTGGTAAGTAAACATGCAATAAAACCATAAATGTTCTTGTTAATCGTGTATCCTTCTCGTATAGATAACCTGGGCCCTATCTGGGTTTGGGCCTGTGCTGGGCCTTCGGGTTTGAGTAAGCTCTGAAGGAAGATCCACACACTTTAAACGATATCAGAACTATGGTGGACTGGAGTTGATTCCAGCCTAACCCTCTTCGAAAGTTAAGTCAGAAACTATCTTTTGTTTGAGAGAGAATGGATATAGGGTTTTTATCATATGAAGAAGTTATTACCTCTGTCCTGGTGTAGGTGaagggtatttatagggagaggGGGATCAAGATATTTTGTAGAGAAGATATTGATCTCTTGTTCCCCTGGTCTAAGTTGCATTGAATGTGCTGCCTATGGTCACCATATAGCTGGACAGAGGTCAGGTGGTGAAGTGACAAGTAACCAAGGATGGGAGATGAATTATATGATCTCTTCCCATCACTTGTCTGTTCATTCGGGGACTAATGGATATGGCGACACCTATTTAAGGATGGGATGCGCATTTAACCAACCTTCGTACTCAGCCAGGCTTTTTCATTTAATGCATCTGTAAGACATGATGACATAGTGGTCAGGTCAGTCTGTGAACCACCAGTCTCATTCTGATCTGTCACATTCTCTTTGAGCAATTCTTTGTTGGTCACACCGGTCGGGTCGGTATGCGAGTTGTCTTTCGAGGGGCTTGAACCATAATGATAGTATAAGCTATCAACAGTTCTTCGGTTAGATTTTTGGTTGACAACACAAGTGTATAGTAAAAGAAACGTCTCATGATGATTAGCTATGGATGATGCTTTTATTTGATTACATGACCCTATATATTTTGCTAAATTCTTAATCCGATTATTCTTTCAAAACATTACTAAAAAAATTCTCATTTCctctaaatttaattaatatgcTCAGCAACCGAAGGATTTTGTTGCAATTTGCTTTAGTTGTTTTTGGACATTGTTGTCAGTTTAGGACATTAATTTGCTATTATGTGTATTTGAATCAGTAAAGACTCAAGGTTTCCTCAAATCCACTTtatgttttgtattttcttcaaGACTTGATATGGTGAATTTAATAATTGTGATACTTCAAATTATGATAATAGTGCTCGTTTAAGCTCATGGGTTTTCTCGAGTCTTgtaaatttgagtttaggaCCCTCGGGTTGGACTTGAAAATGGTcagtaattttcaaaattttaaaagcagCGTCGGTTTCATTGAACGTTTTTTTcgctttccttcttttttgtgGTGAATCAAGACGGGGGAGACTACAAACAAAGAGACGGCAAGGTGGGAAACAAATTGGTCAAGCCAACCATTCTGAATCCGTGTCGCAGTAGCCGACAATGGTTCACAAGGAGGgcaaattttcttatttttctttattaaaaaggaaatttgtttttttcattaataaactGGCGATGCCATTTCTGGGCAGATCCTGACCGTTCAATAGATCCAAGGGGGGAGATATTAGCCCCGCATTAGAAACGCACCGCATCACACCTTTCCTCtcgtcctctctctctctcttacttaGCCATCGTCTCCAGGACTCGATTCACAGGTGGAAAACGCCGTCGTTTTCTGGTGAAACAACAGTCAGTGGTGAGAGACGCAAGGATGGTTGATCGTCTGTTCGAGGATATATTTCAGATTCTGCGACTGAACCCAGATGGCAAAAAGTTTGATAAAGGTATTGCAAGTTTAAACATTCTtgtacaaaaaatttcaagatgattttttttctcttgtttcgttaatttttttggtacttGGTAGTTACTCGAATCGAAGCAAAGAGTGAGACTTGCGAGATGTTCATGCACCTAGATGTGAATTCAGAGGTATATCCCATGAGGGAAGGTGAGAAATTCTCAATGGCTCTAACTTCCACAATCAATTTGGATGGAACACCTGATACTGGCTATTTCACTCAGGTAGACTTCTATTTAttccttttcttaatttttttttttaatgttgctTATGGGGTAATTCCCTGCTTGTTTGTACCGTATCTATACTGGAAAAGTGTGACATGTATGAAAGCATGTACCTTGTGGATGGAGTGTACAGTTGAAAAGAATTCACAAGTTGGGTTATTAGCTTGAGAGTTATTATCAGGGTTTTTAGCACAAATGGCAGAACTGGGATTTTCATGAAACCCTATTTTTTGGACCTCCATTCTCTGTCTGTTTTAGGGGTTtattctttaaattaaaaaaaaaaaattgttattttgggTTCTCTAGCAGTTTCTATATGTCATGATGGAACACAAATTATGCGGTTGATTTAGGAGGCCAGTGAGAATGTCATGTAGGTTTGGTATGTGAAAGGACAATAGGAGTGTGGGATGGCTTGAGATTGAGATTTTGGACAAATTATGGTGTGGTGACACTCTTCTTTGAGATTCattctttgttttgattaGCTTGGTTGTTGATATAAGGAAGCTCTCTTCTTTGAGTTGGATCTGGGTCATTAGAAAGTGGATGGTTATGAGGTTGTAGGGTGGAATACTTTTATGCAGGGTAATTTATTGGGTTAAAGTAAGGGGGTGGggtgcttttttatttatttatattatgctGGAGAAGCTGCCGTCTTCGTAGATGTCTTTTTCTATTAGATCTTTTTATTGGGCTTTAGTGGGAGCAGAATCTATTTTCGTTA belongs to Prunus persica cultivar Lovell chromosome G4, Prunus_persica_NCBIv2, whole genome shotgun sequence and includes:
- the LOC18779522 gene encoding chaperonin-like RbcX protein 2, chloroplastic isoform X2, whose product is MVGALSVVGSSVVDSHTSPCLCLDALPTTAMNLKSGGELVLQRNSMAKKRLVKPGSLELSSSFIDSGHDMRLSMKALPGIIVNKSMRKRKNRGFVIVNELGGQYEDSFEDVKAQMLNYFTYKAVRTVMSQLYEMNPTQYRWFYDFVATHKPGDGKRFIRTLGKERHELAERVMVTRLHLYGKWVKKCNHAEIYQQISDQNLELMRERLIETVIWPSDDNTEKIG
- the LOC18778776 gene encoding DNA-directed RNA polymerases II and V subunit 8A, whose amino-acid sequence is MVDRLFEDIFQILRLNPDGKKFDKVTRIEAKSETCEMFMHLDVNSEVYPMREGEKFSMALTSTINLDGTPDTGYFTQGNRKTLADEYEYVMQGKLFKISEGSKRDPKAEVNASFGGLLMMLKGEASQFKNFELDQRMFLLIRKL
- the LOC18779522 gene encoding chaperonin-like RbcX protein 2, chloroplastic isoform X1 — its product is MVGALSVVGSSVVDSHTSPCLCLDALPTTAMNLKSGGELVLQRNSMAKKRLVKPGSLELSSSFIDSGHDMRLSMKALPGIIVNKSMRKRKNRGFVIVNELGGQYEDSFEDVKAQMLNYFTYKAVRTVMSQLYEMNPTQYRWFYDFVATHKPGDGKRFIRTLGKERHELAERVMVTRLHLYGKWVKVSSSKIYRKHFSSTFRAHISWKVLDINLELMRERLIETVIWPSDDNTEKIG
- the LOC18780260 gene encoding uncharacterized protein C26H5.04 — protein: MPSSASASVSVSASASASSTTTTTSGAHSDLLTRLTSSEFEVQLKALRELKNRIIGNRTKKLSFIKLGLVPPVAAILASKAQAQVQAQAQAQAQARHDSNLLVQSAAALGSFACGFDAGVRAVLDAGVFPNLFLLLSHPDDKVVDAGARSLRMIYQSKLAPKCDFLQEKNMEFLLSLLNSENENVTGLGASIIIHSCESTAEQKALCHAGVVKKLISLLKGSLSQRDNSLESLATVMKNNVEAVSEFVGSESGRALSSVIGLTKDRYPRTRLLASMCLIVIRNTSACYLQDIGIKTKLVHLLLELHDDPGQVGDEAPFAFSSLISEKPDLQKLAFEANAIDKLYNHLQKSQLHPKRFQGILLALADLCSNLESCRSRFLSLQALNLVSDALTHDSSDVRTAACMCLRCVSRSIKNLCAGNFLNEMIVPPLVRLLDDPSTSVQVAAISVIGNIAVDFTMRRSLFVQCGGVKQLVQLSKSMDSTVRLNALWALRNLMFLADNVCKEGIFMEFTASSLASVICDPEPFVQEQALALIRNLVDGCIKSVELVFTEDGMILDAVRRQLQNASTDEIWIQGMYVLSNVASGTEFHKEAVMHQLIPQEDNGTQSFILKFLQSNESQLRTAAVWAIVNLTFPSSPGSFSRLVKLHSAGIVSQIKSMVNDPCPDVKLRVRTALGQFTTFGDCST
- the LOC18779522 gene encoding chaperonin-like RbcX protein 2, chloroplastic isoform X3; protein product: MVGALSVVGSSVVDSHTSPCLCLDALPTTAMNLKSGGELVLQRNSMAKKRLVKPGSLELSSSFIDSGHDMRLSMKALPGIIVNKSMRKRKNRGFVIVNELGGQYEDSFEDVKAQMLNYFTYKAVRTVMSQLYEMNPTQYRWFYDFVATHKPGDGKRFIRTLGKERHELAERVMVTRLHLYGKWVKNLELMRERLIETVIWPSDDNTEKIG